TGATGCACGATTCCGTGCAGTCCGTGTCGGTGTCGCCTCCGCCAAGGTCGCAGCAGACGCCGTACGAGCAGGCGCCGTCGACTACGGTGCCTCCGACGATCCCGCATCCGGAAGCCGAGATGCAGACTTCCGTGCAGGGGTCCTCCCCTGTATCCGTATCCGAGTCGGTGTCGGTGTCTGTGTCGGTATCCGTATCCGTATCCGTGTCGGTATCCGAGTCGGTGTCCGTGTCCGTGTCGCTACCGGTGTCCGTATCCGAATCGGAATCGCTGTCCGTCCCACCTTCCTCGCAGCACACGTCGTCGGAATCCGGGCAGGTGTACTCCTCGTGGACCACGCCCAGGGAGCTACAGACGATCGCGCCCAGGCAGTCGTACGGGCACACCGTGTCCGAGTCGGTGTCTGTATCCGAATCGGTGTCCCCATCCGTGTCCGTGTCCGCGTCGGAATCGACATCGGTGTCGGTGTCCCCGCCTCCGCAGTCGCACTCGCCCCACGCCGTGCCGTCCCCGTTGCACACCTGGGTGCCGTCTGGGACGCCGCCGCTACAGGGGCACGCCTGGACGGCGCCGGGATCGCAGGTCGAGTCGGCGCCGCTTTCCTCGCCGCACCCCGTCGCGATCGCCGCGCCGACGACCGCGACGAACACACCAACAAGCACCTCGTACTTCGTGCGCATCGTCCCCTCCTCAGACGGGCGGCTCAACAGCGTCGCGCCCGTACCTCGCGAGCAATCACTCTCGAACCTTCATCGATCTCACGGCCCGTTGCGGACACAGCGCGCAGCAACCGAGAGGCTCTCTTGCTTCAGATTCGGATAGCCGAAGCAGGCGGTGACGCCCCACGCCTCGTCGACAGCGTCGGCATTGGGTGACGACGACCAGTAGAAAGCGACACACTCCCCTGTCAGATCAGGGTCCCAGTAGCAGCCCGCAGGATCGTCGTCCGGTCCAGCCAGATAGTCGCAACTAGCGCACCCTGACCAGACACATGCTTCCTCCAGGCAGTCAGGGTCTGTGACCCCGCACGCGCTCATGCTCAGGTCGCCGGTCTCTGTGCCATTTACGCAGCCGCGTACCAGCGACATCAACTCTTGGATGTTCGGTAGGCGCCAGTCGCTGTGGCCGCCCCACGACAACCCATCGCAGTAGTCGACGGCCTCTTGCCAGGTGAACGTCCCGTCGTTCGGTGGATTCTGCCAGCACAGGCTGGTTGTGTCGCACCAGGCCACGTCGGTGTCGGAATCGGTATCGGTGTCTGTATCCGTATCAACGTCCGTATCCGTGTCGGCTTCGGCGTACATCCCAACGGGACAAGAGACAGAGGTGCTCCCATTCGATGAGAACTCCCCTTCTATGACGATCATCGTCTCGCCCACGGTCAGAGCGTTCGAGCTTGTCTCCTCTTCCAAGACTCCCTGCAAGCGCACCGTCAGAGTGGAGTCGAAGCAGCACTCCGGCGCGTTCTCGCACGGGACTTTCTCGACCCCCGGCTCGATCTCGGCGGTGACCATGCCGCCTTCGTCAACGTAGACACCCTCGACGTCGTCAATGAAATCT
The DNA window shown above is from Pseudomonadota bacterium and carries:
- a CDS encoding DUF1566 domain-containing protein, with amino-acid sequence MRSPLSILFITVIVTIAVITASCGGGGGADSTCDPGAVQACPCSGGAPDGTQVCNGDGSAWGECDCGSADTDSDTDSDGDTDTDTDTDTDTDSDSDTDTDLDSDTDTDTDTECGLGPFEIAGALQTNVTDITFTEAVVGIYHKQDVDSVEDGCITRIYLWLRTDGGCVLFLKAENEYSAEGGLLVQDMSFSADSACPDFIDDVEGVYVDEGGMVTAEIEPGVEKVPCENAPECCFDSTLTVRLQGVLEEETSSNALTVGETMIVIEGEFSSNGSTSVSCPVGMYAEADTDTDVDTDTDTDTDSDTDVAWCDTTSLCWQNPPNDGTFTWQEAVDYCDGLSWGGHSDWRLPNIQELMSLVRGCVNGTETGDLSMSACGVTDPDCLEEACVWSGCASCDYLAGPDDDPAGCYWDPDLTGECVAFYWSSSPNADAVDEAWGVTACFGYPNLKQESLSVAARCVRNGP